A segment of the Mycobacteriales bacterium genome:
CCGAGGAGTCCGGCCACCAGATCGCCGGCCTCATCGAGTCGGGTTCCTGCGCGAATCCCCCGACCACCTCATTCGTTGCGTCACCGGAAGCGCTCGCGTCGACGTGGACCGAGACACAGTGCCCGGCGATGTCCCGGCGGGCGCCCTGATAGGCCCGGGCCAGCGCCGCCAGCAGGTCGCGGTCCTCCAGCGACGCGAGGACGCGCAGCGAGGTGCACGGCCCGGCGCCCGGCGTACGGGGAAGCGAGTCGGCCGGGGTGCCGCGCGAGGGTGCGCGCACCGCTTGGCGGCCCGCCGCGGGGGCCGGGCGGGTGGTGTCGGCCCGGTGGGTGGGCTTCGGCCCCGATCCGCGGGTGGCGAGGACGCCACCGGCTGCCGCGCCGGCGAGCAGCACCACTCCGATGACCGTCCCGAGAACCACGCGACCGCGGCGCGGTCCCGAACGGGCCCTGCGCAGGCGGCTGCGGGAATGCGATCCCATGGGGTCCTCTCCGCGATCCGGTGAGTAGTACGACGACCTTGCCCCCATTCCGCGGCACGGAGTGTAGTAGCCCGGCGAATCAGCTCACTCAGGCGGCGCAGCAGTCACTCCCACACCATCACGAACAGTGAGGAATTGTGCGCGGATCGGTGGTGTCAGCCGACCTGGGCGAGGCGGGCGCAGGCGGCGTCGACGCGCTCGTCGGTCGCGGTCAGGGCGACCCGCACGTGCCGGGCGCCGGACGGTCCGTAGAACGTCCCGGGAGCCACCAGGAGGCCGAGCTCGGCCAACCAGGCGACCGTCGCCCAGCAGTCCTCGTTGCGGGTGGTCCACAGGTAGAGCCCGGCCGCGGAGTCCTCCACGGTGAACCCCGCACCCTGCAGGGCCGCCCGCAGCCGGGTACGGCGACCCGCGTAGCGCGCCCGTTGCTCGGCCACGTGCTCCTCGTCGCCGTACGCCGCCACCATGGCGGCCTGGACCGGCGTCGGCACCATCAGCCCGGCATGGCGGCGCACCTCGAGAAGGGCCGCCACCAGGCCGGGGTCTCCGGCGACGAAACCGGCCCGGTAACCGGCGAGATTGGACCGCTTCGACAGCGAATGCACGGCGAGCAGCCCCTCGTGACTGCCCCCGGACACCGAGGGGTGCAGCACCGAGACCGGCTGCTCGTCCCAGCCGAGGTCGAGGTAACACTCGTCGCTCGCGACGATCGCCCCGCGCTCGCGCGCCCAGGTGACGACCTTGGCCAGGTGCTCGGGAGGCAGCACCCGCCCGGTCGGGTTGGCCGGAGAATTCAGCCAGACCAGCCGGACCCGGCCGGGGCCCGCGCCGGCCAGGCCGTCGCTGCGCACGACCTCCGCACCGGCCAGCCGGACGCCCACGTCGTAGGTCGGGTAGGCCAGCTCCGGGACCACCACCAGGTCGCCCGGACCCACCCCGAGCAGCATCGGCAGCAGTGCCACGAGCTCCTTCGAGCCGACCGTCGGGAGTACGGCGTCCGGATCGAGGCCGCTGACGCCGTGCCGGTCGGCGAGCCAGCGGGCCAGCGCCGCCCGCAACTCCGGTCGGCCCGAGGTGACGGGGTAGCCGGGTGCGTCGGCCGCTGCCCGTAGCGCGTCGCGGACGACCGCCGGGGTCGGGTCGACCGGCGTACCCATCGACAGGTCGACGACGCCGTCGGCGTGCTCGCGGGCCCGCGCGCCGTAGGGCGCCAGGGAGTCCCACGGGAAGTCGGGCAGCCGGCCGGCCCAGAAGCCGCCGACCTTGTCCGCCACCGACCCGCTGAAGTCTCCCTCGAGCGGCACGCTCGATTTCCCTCCGAGCGGCACGCTCAGTGCTCGTTCACCTGCGGCGGCAGCGCCGCCACCAACGGGTGGTCCTTGTCGATCTTGCCGGTCTTGGACGCACCGCCGGGCGACCCCAGGTCGTCGAAGAAGTCGACGTTGGCCTGGTAGTAGTCCTTCCACTTCTCCGGGGTGTCGTCTTCGTAGAAGATCGCCTCTACCGGGCAAACCGGCTCACAGGCGCCGCAGTCGACGCACTCGTCCGGGTGGATGTAGAGCATCCGGTTGCCCTCGTAGATGCAGTCGACGGGGCATTCCTCGATGCATCCCTTGTCGAGCACGTCCACGCAGGGCTCAGCGATGACGTAGGTCACGGGCGGCGTCCTCTCGGGTCTCAGCGCCTTGCTCGCTCTAGTATCGCCGGTCGGGTAGTGACGATTCGAGGAGGGTGGTCGGCGTGTGGGCTGATCTCGTCGGGCAGCGCGTCGTCGTCCGCCGGGTGGTCGGCGAGCGCGACGGCCGCCCGCTCTTCTCCGACGTGATCGGGGAGCTCGTGAGCGGCGACGACCCGCTCACCGTCCGCCGTACCGACGGCAGCATGGTCCGCGTGGACGCCGGCTCCGTGCACCGGATCAAGCCGATCCCCGGCCGCCGTCCCGACCCCCTCGAGCTCGAGGAGATCGCGGCCGCCGGCTGGCCCGCCGCCGAGACCCGCTGGCTCGGTCGCTGGCTGCTGCGGGCGGCTGACGGATGGACCGGCCGGGCCAACTCCGTCCTCCCGCTGGGCGATCCCGGCGAGCCGCTCGACGTCGCGGTCGAGTCGGTCCGCCGGTGGTACGCCGACCGCGGGCTGGCCGCCCGATTTCAGGTGCCGTTGCCGGTGGCGACCGGGCTGGACGCCGAGCTCGCGGACCGGGGCTTTCGGGCCGACCCTCCGGTGCTGGTGCAGACCGCAGCACTCCCGACGTTGCTGGCCCGGGCGACGGACCGGACGGATCTCCCCGAGGTCGTCTTCGACGAGACGCCGTCGTCGGACTGGCTCGCGGCCTACCACTACCGCGGCGGCAGCGACCTGCCGGCGGTCGCCGTCGGCGTGATGACCGCGGCCCGGCTCCCCGTCTTCGCCTCCGTCGTCATCGACGGTGAGACGGTCGCGGTCGCCCGCGCCGTCGTCGACGAGGGCTGGCTCGGCGTGACCGCCGTCGAGGTCGCACCGGCCTGGCGCCGGCGCGGGCTCGCCAGTCACGTCATGCGCGGGCTCGCCCGCTGGGGCACCGACCACGACGCAACCCAGTCCTATCTGCAGGTGGCGTCGGACAACCACGCCGCCGTGGCGTTCTACGAGCGCCTCGGCTACACGACGCACCACCGCTACCACTACCGCATCGCGGACTGAGGATCAGCCGACGACGACGGCGCGGTCGGCCGCGGCGCGCAGGTCGAGGTAGGCCGCGACCGCCTGATCCCGTTCGACGACGGTGAATTGCACCGTCGCGCCCGGGCGGAGCTGGCCGGCGGCCGGGAGGTCGGCCCGGACGACGACGCCGATCACCGGATAGCCGCCGGTCGCGCCGTGGTTGGCGAGCAGCAGGATCGGGGCACCGTCCGGCGGCACCTGCAGGGCACCTGTCGCCATCCCCTCGGTGGGCAGCTCCCCCTCGCGCGACCGCGCGAGACGCGGACCATCCAGGCGCACCCCGACTCGATCGCTGCTCGGGCTGACGTCGTACGAGCCGCCGGCGAAGGCGCGGCGTGCCTGCTCGGTGAACCAGTCCGCGTGCGGGCCGGCGATCACCCGCAGGGCGTCGCGACGCTGCGGCAAAGCGTGCCGGTCGAGCATCCAGACCGGCGGAAGATCCGCCGGCGCCACCGCGAGCACGTCGCCGGCGGCGAGCGGGCCGGGTCCGAGGCCGGACAGCGTGTCGGCCGATCTGCTGCCGAGCACCGGCGGTACGTCGATCCCACCGGCGACGGCGAGGTAGGCCCGCACGTCGTCGGTGCCGCCGACCGTGGCCCGGCTGCCGGCGGGGACCAGCACGGTCCGGCCGGTCGGTGCCGGCTCGTCGTCCACCTGCAGCGAGGCGCCGACCACGGCGACGGCGGTGTCCCGGTCGACCCACAGCGTCGGTCCGGCGGCGGTGACCTCCAGGGCGGCGGCGCCGTCCCGGTTGCCCACCAGCCGGTTGGCCAGCAGGTGCGAGAGCCAGTCGGCCGGCCCGGCGACCGGTACGCCGAGGTGGGCCCAGCCGATCCGG
Coding sequences within it:
- the fdxA gene encoding ferredoxin, with amino-acid sequence MTYVIAEPCVDVLDKGCIEECPVDCIYEGNRMLYIHPDECVDCGACEPVCPVEAIFYEDDTPEKWKDYYQANVDFFDDLGSPGGASKTGKIDKDHPLVAALPPQVNEH
- a CDS encoding biotin-dependent carboxyltransferase family protein codes for the protein MIEVLTPGPFTTVQDSGRIGWAHLGVPVAGPADWLSHLLANRLVGNRDGAAALEVTAAGPTLWVDRDTAVAVVGASLQVDDEPAPTGRTVLVPAGSRATVGGTDDVRAYLAVAGGIDVPPVLGSRSADTLSGLGPGPLAAGDVLAVAPADLPPVWMLDRHALPQRRDALRVIAGPHADWFTEQARRAFAGGSYDVSPSSDRVGVRLDGPRLARSREGELPTEGMATGALQVPPDGAPILLLANHGATGGYPVIGVVVRADLPAAGQLRPGATVQFTVVERDQAVAAYLDLRAAADRAVVVG
- the dapC gene encoding succinyldiaminopimelate transaminase, which produces MADKVGGFWAGRLPDFPWDSLAPYGARAREHADGVVDLSMGTPVDPTPAVVRDALRAAADAPGYPVTSGRPELRAALARWLADRHGVSGLDPDAVLPTVGSKELVALLPMLLGVGPGDLVVVPELAYPTYDVGVRLAGAEVVRSDGLAGAGPGRVRLVWLNSPANPTGRVLPPEHLAKVVTWARERGAIVASDECYLDLGWDEQPVSVLHPSVSGGSHEGLLAVHSLSKRSNLAGYRAGFVAGDPGLVAALLEVRRHAGLMVPTPVQAAMVAAYGDEEHVAEQRARYAGRRTRLRAALQGAGFTVEDSAAGLYLWTTRNEDCWATVAWLAELGLLVAPGTFYGPSGARHVRVALTATDERVDAACARLAQVG
- a CDS encoding GNAT family N-acetyltransferase; this encodes MWADLVGQRVVVRRVVGERDGRPLFSDVIGELVSGDDPLTVRRTDGSMVRVDAGSVHRIKPIPGRRPDPLELEEIAAAGWPAAETRWLGRWLLRAADGWTGRANSVLPLGDPGEPLDVAVESVRRWYADRGLAARFQVPLPVATGLDAELADRGFRADPPVLVQTAALPTLLARATDRTDLPEVVFDETPSSDWLAAYHYRGGSDLPAVAVGVMTAARLPVFASVVIDGETVAVARAVVDEGWLGVTAVEVAPAWRRRGLASHVMRGLARWGTDHDATQSYLQVASDNHAAVAFYERLGYTTHHRYHYRIAD